The stretch of DNA TTGTGCAATCTTTCACTAAAGCTAAACCCTTTTGATTATTAATTGTGATGGCACTGAATAGCCTGTCCATAAACAACATAGGGCTATATGATCCAAACGTGCATCCATGGTAAATTAATAATTcttatttatgaaaaaagaaaaaaattgttctaCCTATCTCGAAAATCATTCATGAATAATACACACGTGTTTTATCGCTTCTACTAGAAATATATCACTTCCTTGATGTATGAAGAGAAAGACTTAAGTCCATTGGTCCAAGATGGATGAAGTTTGCAGTGAAGTGGAAAATTGTTGTGAAATCTTACCCATAATAATATCAATCCTTTTCGTTAATTATCTTATGTACTCGTTATTAAAACAACATACAAAGTGCATTCCCTGATGACAATAATCTCTGTAAAATGCATCCTTTCATTAGTTTCTATATCTATCAAAAATTCTAGCCACAGTATTCAAAATGCTAACAAAAATTTGAATGAAACATGGGTGAAATGGCTCTATGCTTTACAGATTCAttatgctatacacacacacacacatacatatacatatatatatatatatatatatatatatatatatatatatatatatatatatatatatatatatatatgtgtgtgtgtgtgtgtgtatcatctcctcctacgcctattgacacaaggggcctcggttagatttcgcgagtcgtctctgtcttgaacttttaattcaatacttcttaattcatcctctcctactttgcacttcatagccctcagccatgtaggcctgggtcttctaactcttctagtgccttgtggagcccagctgaacgtttggtgaactaacctctcttagggagtgcgaagagcatgcccaaaacatctccatctacccctcatcatgatctcatccacatatggcactctagtaatctctcttatagttccatttctaatcctatcctgccatttaactccgaatatccttctgaggcctttgttctcaaatctcctaaatctattggtgattgtttcattgtcataccatcactcatgtccataaagtaacacttagcacactaaactgatatatagtctgatttttatatgtattttcaggctatttgatttccaaattctactcaacctagccattgtctgatttgctttttttcaatctttcactaaacttcaattctaaaggaTTTtattaattcctaaatacttaaatacctcattaatcgtttctccttccaatgatatttcatcttccattgcatactcagttctcatcatctctgtctttcttctatttatcttcagcccagcctcgtgtaatatttcattcattgtggtaagcaagcattgcaaatcctgtgttgttctgctaacaaggacatcatcatcagcatactctaggtctgctaaattcctatcaccaatccagtccattccttctccaccatctccaactgttctacgcattacaaaatccatgaggaggattaacaatataggtgacaacacattctcctAAAGTACTCCGCTGTGCACTGGAAatgcatttgataagactccactaacattaactttataattgctatgctcatgaacagacttaatcaaattcacatatttaagaggaattccataataacgcaggactctccacttaAATTGGTccgtgcacagtatcaaaggctttttcatagtctacaaaggccatgaaaattggatttctatattctacgcattgctgcacatttttcaaaatgaaaatttggtccgtgcaacttctaccttttctaaatcctatatgttcatctctcagcttttcgccattgtttctctccagtctctttagaaaaagcatactataattttgtaagtattctggtattcatttcattttcggctagtatcatatcggcagttattccatcttatccaggggttttccatatatatacatgcgtatatatatatatatatatatatatatatatatatagagagagagagagagagagagagagagagagagagagagagagagagagagagagagagagagagagagagagagagagagaatgctcataGACTGAAATGGAAAGGTAATGATAGAAGGCTGCCAGTGAATACaatgaagattttttattttgaacatCCAGCAAATTAGTTATGAATGTGCTTAAAGTGACATGGCACTGCTATGAAAAGGTAGCTGAACTTTATCACTCAACCAAGACTAGAATCTTTACTTCAAAAACGGAGATAAATGAGGAACTCTCACGTATTTGCATCTTGTGTGATTTTTCTTTTCTAAGGCTACAAGGtacactgtaaagaatatgccacacaaGATTTTTATATCTGATTTTATTTTAAGTGCTATGAACATTTTAACAaatgaaatcaaatgaaaattCCAATAAATCGCGATTTCTATGATAATGAATTGATTTACGTAACAGCCATTAAATTGGAAATTTGGAGAATATGAGGTTAGCAGTTATTTTTTTGCTGAAAATGcaatttgaatgaatgaatgaagcaatttccttatataatttcttaatcttCTGTACTGATGTCGATTCAGTCTTCCTCGGAATCTTCTTCCTCAAACCTATCGAACAAGGAAAGGAACCTCGACATAATTTCACTATTTCTCTTGAACTTCCGAACAAAGTTATCCTTCCTCTCCTGCGTGAGTGGCTTTTCCCAATAGGTGTGAGCTGTTATACTATCACTGGATATTAGGACGTTTTCAGTTTTGGCAGGTTCGGGTGATTCATTTGACGGAGTCTCATCGCATGGATCCTCATTCGCACTGACAAGCGTCGGTAGGTAAGCCATTGCCCAAAAacaagcatacaaatgtttactttcATACTCGTCAACAAGTTCCTGTCTGGTGAAGGGCATGGCCAGACCCCCGGCTTCCATGACATTCTTGAAGGACGCATAATATGTGTCTAAGTAGTACTCGAGATTTGCTTCTCTATCATCGTAGGATAGACTGTGGTAAAAGAACATTTTAAGATCTATGGCTAATGAAGCTTGGCGAAACAGGTCCAGATTTATTAGCATCACTTCTGCTGGGTTTCCAATGGCATCatatctaaaaaaaagagaaatatttaaattATGTTAAGAGAATTTTACTCTTTAAGCTGAAAGTACTAGCCATTAataatcgtaattcattgcaaaaATATGATAATCAACTAAAGATTCAATTTATTGTCGTACAAAAAATTCTAGATTATCATCTAGCCTGAAATccagatttttttcataaacatattATCTAAGATctaatttcaatattttgataaagTGCACATTTTTCGTTCACGTATACCTTCAGGGGTATAAGCTGTATAAGTTTATTTTTACTGTTACCAGGTGTGCATATTTTATAATCTACCATGTTtaaaagaaatacagaaaaatTACCTTCATTATTATATACGATCCGGGTGGCAGAGACATCTTACCTAAATAGCATGTTGTTATTCCAGCAGTCTCCATGACAAACAACAGCAAATCTTGTGTTGTACTTCAGTTGCTTCATCATCAACTCAAAGCCTCGATGTTTCAAGTTTTCCAGCCAATCCACCGCCTTTTCATAGTTTCCAATATCCCTTAAGACAGCAAGCGTCTTTTCTATGTATCTGTTCAAAATTATTTTTGATAGCTGCATGGCCTCTTTTGTGATATCAAAACAGTCTTTGTACAGTATGGAAAATTTGGCTTCCAGATCTTCATAACCATCTGTCACCTGCAGGAGAAGTGAAGAGGCGTGTAGTTTCGCTAATTCTTTGAGCACTAAAGTGGTGTGTGCCTTATCAAACACCTCCTGGCGATTGTAGATTTGGAAGCCACAAAGTCTCAAGTCCTGCAGGTAGATTACTTCTTTCTCGGTTTCACACGAAGCATGGTAACATTTTGGTACTCTAAGAGGTTTGAGGCCTAAGGAAGTCATCTCTGTGTTCAGAAGAGGAATAAGTTCCTCGTATACCTGTGCTTCTTTGACAAAAGCAAAATGGATGCTGTCATGGAGTGGTACTGTTGGCTGGGGGATGCCAAGTTTTACTACGAATGAAGTAGTGGACTCTTCACCATTGATGAGGTACTTGACTTCGACACTGGTCACAACATGAGTGTAGTTTTCTCCATTCGTCGGAAAGTCTTTTATGGACCAAGAGACCAGTTGTGCGTCTTGACCTTCAGCATTCTTCAGAGCTGCTGTGACATTTTCATCAGTAATTAGTACCTTTTTCAGTGCACACTTCACTACATGAGTGTTACCCACtgtaaaaataagggaaaaaataaagGTTAATGTTATGTATTTAATTCTATGAAGATAAGTTTTATATAATATCTTTAATTTAGTAGATAGTAAAGATATATCCATCAGGTTAGATTTTGTTTTAGAATATTAatctaataaaactataaatattttcataattaccaAGACAAAATAGATCCTATGTAATAAAGATCATTTTAATAATCTTATGCATACTTTTAATAGTCCATTTTGTTATATTCTTACATTAGACAAATTTAACGTTCCTTTTCCCTCATAGGAGATACTTTAATAAGTAAAAGTCGGGGGAGTCAAAAAAGATAAAGCAACTATGATTTAATGTGACACTGTAATCCGAATTTCTGTagtgatacctctctctctctctctctctctctctctctctctctctctctctctctctctctctctctctctctctctctctctctctctctctctctctcatatatatatatatatatatatattgtatgtgtgtgcgtgtttgtactctatacatatatatatatatatatatatatatatacatatatatatatatatacatagattcatatatatgcatatatacatatatatacatatatatatatatatatatatatatatatatatatatatatatatatatgcatggactcatatatatacatactcacacacacatgaatatatatatatatatatatatatatatatatatatatatatgtatgtatatatattatgtgtgtggtaGGGGTGGGGTGGGCAGTCTCGTATTAGCATTTGCATATATCCAAAATCTTAAAATAAGTATGGACTTTTCATTCAAATACTTTTTATTTGAAATGCAGAGTGATCAATACACATTATAATGTGAAGCCAGAAGAATTGAAAGAGTGAGAAGTGTACAGGCACAATAATAGGACAAAAATATGTGACAAGAATGGGCACTCCAAAAAGTGCATACCTTTGCCAACGCCACATAACAAGATAAGAAACTGAATTATTCACATTTTTGggaatagtttcatgcaaattagatagAATTTGACCACGGTTTAGCAAAAggactttttttaccttttctttatcTTGAATTTTGACCCAGTCACTACCAAAATCTATttgaattgtccttggatcatggccaatcatcccaccaaatttcatgaggttTGGTCGAATATTTTTGACTTAAGCTAATAGAGATCACACAGAGAGACATACagaatacacgcctatcaaaacgtaACCTTTGCAACGAAGTTTGTGGTGGTAATTATGGAAACGTAATTATGCAGCAAAAATGTTTCCACTTAAAGAGAATGGAAAGATGACTATTTAGTGAGTAGAACATGATTAAGCAGTGTGATGAAGAGGAGAAAAGACCTAAAAGACCTAACAATTACTGGGCAAGAATCGCGTGAATCAAAGAGCATTGATATTTATGTACAGTACGAAGAGTCTGATTCTTGGCgcggttaggtagacagttcgaaACGTCTAAGGTGTCTGTCATGTTTTTAGAAGGTTTTGGAGTGGCGATGTTTGTGTGCGAGTatttattagtctgtaacacccatttgcttttaagCAAACCTGTACGTCAATTACATACataatattaatgttcttaaatgttTTCTTGCAAATAGGGGTCATTCATGATTCATTATTCTGTATTAGTGTACACGAACTGTCAGAGATGTAGTTCtgctgttatcttgaaaactatctgcaggacagtctgtccgaagagaaactatcttcgaattttggatgccacaaagacattgtctattgattataatcgtagagtaacatgcctaagtaccatatatatatatatatatatatatatatatatatatatatatatatatatatgtgtgtgtgtatatatatatatatatatatatatatgtatatatatacacacacatatatatatatatatatatatatttatgtatatatatgtgtgtgtgtatatatatatatatatatatatatatatatatatgtatatatatgcatctataataaatatatatatatatatatatatatatatatatatatatatttatatatatacatctatatatatatata from Palaemon carinicauda isolate YSFRI2023 chromosome 5, ASM3689809v2, whole genome shotgun sequence encodes:
- the LOC137641527 gene encoding uncharacterized protein; protein product: MGNTHVVKCALKKVLITDENVTAALKNAEGQDAQLVSWSIKDFPTNGENYTHVVTSVEVKYLINGEESTTSFVVKLGIPQPTVPLHDSIHFAFVKEAQVYEELIPLLNTEMTSLGLKPLRVPKCYHASCETEKEVIYLQDLRLCGFQIYNRQEVFDKAHTTLVLKELAKLHASSLLLQVTDGYEDLEAKFSILYKDCFDITKEAMQLSKIILNRYIEKTLAVLRDIGNYEKAVDWLENLKHRGFELMMKQLKYNTRFAVVCHGDCWNNNMLFRYDAIGNPAEVMLINLDLFRQASLAIDLKMFFYHSLSYDDREANLEYYLDTYYASFKNVMEAGGLAMPFTRQELVDEYESKHLYACFWAMAYLPTLVSANEDPCDETPSNESPEPAKTENVLISSDSITAHTYWEKPLTQERKDNFVRKFKRNSEIMSRFLSLFDRFEEEDSEED